In the Chlorobium limicola DSM 245 genome, one interval contains:
- a CDS encoding heme-binding domain-containing protein: MNIGKLAGTALIALAAIQLIPYGRDHQNPPVTSEPEWDSPGTRELFFQACKDCHSNETTWPWYSSVAPASWLAQVDVNIGRKKFNVSEWGREEKNEGDEAAGEVREGKMPPWFYLPAHPEAKLGDTEKEELVNGLVATFGDKKKEKTEKP, translated from the coding sequence ATGAATATTGGAAAACTTGCCGGCACGGCGCTCATCGCTCTTGCCGCAATCCAGCTTATCCCATACGGCAGGGATCATCAGAATCCTCCGGTTACCAGTGAACCTGAATGGGATTCGCCAGGAACCCGTGAGCTTTTTTTTCAGGCCTGCAAGGACTGCCACTCGAATGAAACCACCTGGCCATGGTACAGCTCGGTAGCTCCGGCGTCATGGCTGGCACAGGTCGATGTAAACATAGGACGAAAGAAATTCAACGTATCGGAGTGGGGAAGAGAAGAAAAAAACGAAGGGGACGAAGCGGCAGGAGAGGTCAGAGAGGGAAAAATGCCGCCATGGTTCTATCTGCCTGCGCATCCTGAAGCCAAACTCGGCGATACGGAAAAAGAGGAACTTGTCAACGGACTGGTCGCCACTTTCGGAGACAAAAAGAAAGAAAAAACCGAAAAGCCCTGA
- a CDS encoding class I SAM-dependent methyltransferase, which yields MLQLRTAGYKALDILRTEGAVPFSWNSTGELEERTDKLMQHFFEERAAVSKELGAGFLLAEELDRLLRTEEPELMDSENLAATEKLAIVRALDRQNSVMGLYSRYAALLLPLVRDIASRTQSRVRLLELAGGTGGLALALASEAQKQDLPLSVTGSDVVPEYIREAKRVALEKGLPVTFRLLDAFDMNTGQNETFDIILISQSLHHFTPGQLAVMIANAEKRNASAFVGIDGHRDLLLGIGMPLAAGLQGIPAFTLDGLTSARKFYSEPELRLIAETAVDPGRYAIGCSWPMTVLTVRFDGGEPAICTRFA from the coding sequence ATGCTGCAGCTCAGAACCGCCGGCTATAAAGCGCTTGACATCCTCCGCACAGAGGGTGCTGTTCCTTTTTCATGGAACAGCACCGGCGAACTCGAAGAGAGAACCGACAAGCTCATGCAACATTTTTTTGAGGAAAGAGCGGCTGTATCGAAAGAGCTGGGGGCAGGGTTTCTTCTGGCGGAAGAACTCGACCGCCTCCTGCGTACCGAAGAACCGGAACTCATGGACAGCGAAAACCTGGCCGCAACCGAGAAACTCGCCATAGTACGAGCTCTCGACAGGCAGAACAGCGTCATGGGCCTTTACTCACGTTATGCAGCCCTGCTGCTCCCTCTTGTCCGGGATATCGCCTCAAGGACACAGAGCCGGGTCAGGCTGCTCGAACTGGCCGGCGGAACCGGAGGACTTGCCCTGGCCCTCGCCTCCGAAGCACAAAAGCAGGATCTGCCTCTTTCGGTAACCGGATCGGATGTCGTTCCGGAGTATATTCGGGAAGCAAAGCGTGTCGCTCTGGAAAAAGGGCTGCCGGTAACCTTCAGGCTGCTCGACGCATTCGACATGAATACCGGTCAGAATGAAACATTCGATATCATCCTGATCTCCCAGAGTCTCCACCATTTCACGCCGGGACAACTCGCCGTTATGATCGCGAATGCAGAAAAGCGGAACGCTTCGGCATTTGTAGGGATAGACGGACACCGCGACCTCCTGCTGGGCATCGGCATGCCGCTCGCCGCAGGCCTTCAGGGTATCCCGGCATTCACCCTTGACGGGCTCACCTCAGCCCGAAAATTCTACTCGGAACCGGAGCTTCGGCTTATTGCTGAAACAGCCGTCGATCCCGGGCGTTACGCCATCGGATGCTCATGGCCGATGACCGTGCTGACCGTACGATTCGACGGCGGCGAACCGGCAATCTGCACGCGGTTCGCCTGA